A single Verrucomicrobiaceae bacterium DNA region contains:
- a CDS encoding TPM domain-containing protein yields MHSLRTICAALLLTSAFFTSHAAETPLVKPQRFFNDYTRAVRPAEADQLNEKLAQFERDSSNQLLVAIYSRMLTDSSIEDYCTRAFESWGVGQKDKDNGAVLFVFTQDRKMRIQTGYGLEASLTDAECHRIIEAMKPFFRSGNYTGGASLAVDAMITATKGEYKGTGRTVAEQKAGKDYTAIYLILGIMGLYVFAVWLNKRRQQSLGGVLYGPDGRRILHPSWSNNNDWSIGNTSWNSSGTSWDTSASSSWSDGGGSTGGGGASGDW; encoded by the coding sequence ATGCACTCCCTGCGCACCATCTGCGCCGCGCTGCTCCTGACGTCGGCGTTTTTCACCAGCCACGCTGCTGAGACGCCGCTGGTGAAGCCGCAGCGTTTTTTCAATGATTACACCCGCGCCGTGCGCCCTGCGGAGGCGGATCAGTTGAACGAAAAACTCGCCCAGTTCGAGCGCGACAGCTCCAATCAGCTCCTCGTCGCCATTTACTCCCGCATGCTCACGGATTCGAGCATCGAGGACTACTGCACGCGTGCCTTCGAGAGCTGGGGCGTCGGCCAAAAAGACAAGGACAATGGCGCGGTGCTCTTCGTTTTCACCCAGGACCGCAAAATGCGCATCCAGACCGGTTACGGCCTGGAGGCCAGCCTCACCGACGCAGAATGCCACCGCATCATCGAAGCGATGAAGCCTTTTTTCCGCAGTGGCAACTACACCGGTGGCGCGAGCCTGGCCGTGGATGCAATGATCACTGCGACCAAGGGCGAGTATAAAGGCACCGGCAGAACCGTAGCGGAGCAAAAGGCAGGCAAAGACTACACTGCCATTTATTTAATATTAGGAATCATGGGCTTGTACGTCTTTGCAGTCTGGCTCAATAAACGACGGCAACAAAGTCTCGGCGGCGTTTTATATGGACCAGATGGTCGGCGCATTTTGCATCCTTCATGGTCAAATAACAACGATTGGTCCATCGGTAACACGAGCTGGAACAGCAGCGGCACGTCTTGGGATACCAGTGCAAGTTCCTCCTGGTCAGACGGCGGCGGCAGCACGGGCGGAGGAGGCGCCAGTGGCGATTGGTGA
- a CDS encoding LemA family protein, with the protein MKASLVLIGILVVLALAGVSSYNGLVSSNQGVNAAWAQVENVYQRRADLIPNLVKTVEGAANFEKSTLTDITEARASVGKVQLNNAPQDAEQLAQFEKAQGALGGALGRLMVIVEKYPDLKANAGFQSLQAQLEGTENRISVERGRFNEVVQTFNTKIKSVPGVFFAGALGFTERPYFKAKEGSEEPPKVDFNFGGGSKAQP; encoded by the coding sequence ATGAAAGCCTCCCTCGTCCTCATCGGAATCCTCGTCGTGCTCGCTCTGGCGGGCGTCAGCAGCTACAACGGTCTCGTTTCATCCAATCAGGGTGTGAACGCGGCCTGGGCACAGGTGGAAAATGTGTATCAGCGACGTGCCGATCTCATCCCAAACCTCGTGAAGACCGTCGAAGGCGCGGCGAACTTCGAAAAAAGCACGCTCACCGACATCACCGAGGCCCGTGCCTCTGTCGGCAAAGTGCAGCTCAACAATGCACCTCAAGATGCAGAGCAACTGGCCCAGTTTGAAAAGGCTCAGGGGGCTCTCGGAGGTGCCCTGGGCCGCCTCATGGTCATCGTGGAAAAATACCCCGACTTGAAGGCCAACGCGGGCTTTCAGTCCCTCCAGGCGCAGCTCGAAGGCACGGAGAACCGCATCAGCGTCGAGCGCGGTCGTTTCAACGAAGTCGTGCAGACCTTCAACACCAAGATCAAGAGTGTCCCAGGTGTGTTCTTTGCAGGTGCGCTTGGCTTCACCGAGCGGCCCTACTTCAAAGCCAAGGAAGGCAGCGAAGAGCCTCCCAAAGTGGACTTTAACTTCGGCGGCGGCAGCAAGGCCCAACCCTGA
- a CDS encoding TPM domain-containing protein, which translates to MNADEMITHIRDEAVLAAIRDAESRSSGEIRVLITNRSVTDAVRGAWEAFARLKMHQTARRNAALIFIAPTARKFAIIGDEALHQHCTPGFWNHLATELSTGFRTGDYTGALIRVIQQIGDVLATHFPSQPTDHNELPDEIVRE; encoded by the coding sequence ATGAATGCCGACGAAATGATCACCCACATCCGCGACGAGGCCGTCCTCGCCGCCATTCGCGATGCAGAATCACGCTCCAGCGGTGAGATCCGCGTATTGATCACCAACCGCAGCGTCACCGATGCCGTGCGCGGAGCCTGGGAGGCCTTTGCACGCCTGAAGATGCACCAAACCGCCCGCCGCAACGCCGCGCTCATCTTCATCGCGCCCACCGCGCGAAAATTCGCCATCATTGGCGATGAAGCCCTGCACCAGCATTGCACCCCCGGCTTCTGGAACCACCTCGCCACCGAGCTCTCCACGGGCTTCCGCACCGGGGACTACACCGGCGCACTCATCCGCGTGATACAGCAAATCGGCGACGTTTTAGCGACCCATTTCCCCTCGCAGCCCACCGATCACAATGAGTTGCCTGATGAGATCGTAAGAGAGTGA
- a CDS encoding rRNA methyltransferase, which translates to MNEKPTLSSASGGLPSSVRWAQLILRDRLGAGDVVVDATMGNGHDTLFLSECVAPDGRVFAFDVQAAALTETAKRVPMERCTLIHAGHETMREKLPAELHGQIAAIMFNLGYLPGSDKTCITRTETTLAALSQAAELLRPGGIITLAVYPGHEGGAEESREISKWAAQLDPRRFEVQHLRPVNRSAAPPELWLIWRGLRTQ; encoded by the coding sequence ATGAACGAAAAACCCACTCTCTCCAGCGCCAGCGGCGGTTTGCCGTCTTCCGTGCGGTGGGCGCAGCTCATCCTGCGTGATCGGCTCGGTGCCGGTGACGTGGTGGTGGATGCGACGATGGGCAATGGGCACGACACGCTGTTTTTGAGCGAATGCGTGGCTCCAGATGGTCGCGTGTTTGCCTTTGATGTGCAGGCAGCGGCTTTGACGGAAACGGCGAAACGTGTGCCGATGGAGCGATGCACGCTGATTCATGCCGGACATGAAACGATGCGTGAAAAGCTGCCTGCGGAGCTGCATGGGCAGATCGCGGCGATCATGTTCAATTTGGGCTACCTGCCCGGCAGTGACAAAACATGCATCACCCGCACGGAGACGACGCTCGCGGCTTTGAGTCAAGCCGCCGAGCTGCTCCGCCCCGGCGGCATCATCACGCTGGCCGTGTATCCCGGCCACGAGGGCGGTGCGGAGGAATCCCGCGAAATCTCGAAATGGGCTGCGCAGCTCGATCCGCGTCGTTTTGAGGTGCAGCATCTGCGGCCCGTGAACCGCAGCGCGGCTCCACCGGAGCTGTGGCTGATCTGGCGCGGCCTGCGCACTCAATAA